A single Xiphias gladius isolate SHS-SW01 ecotype Sanya breed wild chromosome 22, ASM1685928v1, whole genome shotgun sequence DNA region contains:
- the si:ch211-261d7.6 gene encoding zinc finger protein 90 isoform X2: protein MDGAAGAAITEDGAGNKPHSGHGASGNSVGQSAEDTANYIKQCSIACKDCGLKFTHWEVFKNHLHQHALEEEEEEEEEEEKEEAKTGENRNPAAELLPGRRDEGENREEDVGGAADGRDTSSSSQTKPSELMQNFGVGSMKKKLRDVYACLVCGKVYTYLVSFRKHQQLHENQSFTAENPEIERKVQNLHRYECPDCGMSFIRRTRLLGHMRVHRSRKPLKSKPPRCDQCNKEFTSIKSWMIHINIHKEKPFWCLSCAKGFRDEVSLDKHLQSHSLRRHKCDICHKSFKLSAQLMNHYNTHTRAKPYQCSFCGKTFSHSANLITHKKKHLRVYVGSSGLSLGIKNSATITKKRVIKKERPVLTSVKDEPEMDTNMEELLEKEGSLERSETQMPCEDAKVGDPANSEESDCGEPLHCLAGMAGSDPSDESKSETAQPRAGEDLDKNESQKTNMHREHKYWEWECFECDMGFDDVAKLHLHYIKHATGELPFPQDDIEG, encoded by the exons ATGGACGGAGCTGCTGGCGCGGCGATCACAGAGGACGGAGCTGGAAACAAACCGCACAGTGGACATGGAGCATCGGGAAACAGCGTCGGTCAATCGGCTGAGGACACAGCAAACTACA tCAAACAGTGCAGCATTGCATGTAAGGATTGTGGACTGAAGTTTACACACTGGGAAGTCTTCAAGAATCATCTGCACCAGCATGCcctggaagaggaggaggaggaggaggaggaggaggagaaggaagaagctaagacaggagaaaacagaaatccTGCAGCAGAACTGCTCCCCGGGAGAAGAGACGAAGGAGAAAACCGAGAGGAAGACGTGGGTGGTGCTGCAGATGGACGTGACACGAGCAGTTCGTCGCAAACAAAACCCTCAGAATTAATGCAAAATTTCGGAGTTGGCTCAATGAAGAAGAAACTACGGGACGTTTATGCTTGCTTGGTCTGTGGGAAGGTTTACACATACCTGGTTTCTTTCAGAAAACACCAACAGCTGCATGAAAACCAGTCCTTTACGGCAGAAAATCCAGAAATTGAAAGAAAGGTTCAGAATTTGCATAGATACGAGTGTCCAGACTGTGGGATGTCGTTCATCAGGCGAACACGGCTACTTGGTCACATGAGAGTTCACAGGTCACGCAAGCCATTGAAATCAAAACCTCCCAGATGTGATCAGTGTAACAAAGAGTTCACTTCTATAAAATCATGGATGATTCACATTAATATCCATAAAGAGAAACCATTCTGGTGTTTAAGTTGTGCCAAAGGCTTCAGAGATGAAGTGTCTCTAGATAAACACCTGCAGAGTCACAGTCTGAGGCGGCATAAGTGTGACATTTGCCACAAGAGTTTCAAACTGTCTGCACAGCTTATGAATCACTACAACACCCACACTAGAGCAAAGCCTTACCAGTGCTCATTCTGTGGAAAGACCTTTTCCCACTCTGCAAATTtaattacacataaaaaaaagcatcttaGAGTTTATGTTGGGTCCAGCGGGTTAAGTCTGGGGATCAAGAATTCTGCGACTATCACAAAGAAGCGAGTGATTAAAAAGGAGAGACCTGTTCTCACCAGTGTTAAAGACGAGCCAGAAATGGATACAAACATGGAAGAGCTGCTAGAAAAGGAAGGAAGTTTAGAGAGAAGCGAAACTCAAATGCCATGTGAGGATGCTAAGGTTGGGGATCCCGCTAATTCTGAAGAGTCAGATTGCGGAGAGCCTTTGCATTGCTTGGCTGGAATGGCGGGATCTGATCCATCTGATGAGTCGAAATCAGAAACTGCGCAACCTCGGGCAGGAGAGGATCTGGACAAGAATGAGTCACAAAAAACTAATATGCACAGAGAGCATAAATATTGGGAATGGGAGTGTTTTGAATGTGACATGGGCTTTGATGATGTGGCAAAGCTGCATTTACATTATATAAAACATGCTACTGGGGAGCTGCCCTTTCCACAGGATGATATTGAGGGATGA
- the si:ch211-261d7.6 gene encoding zinc finger protein 91 isoform X1 — translation MDGAAGAAITEDGAGNKPHSGHGASGNSVGQSAEDTANYRVGVFCCQDCGEAFREEAAYLEHRNQHLQESIYLDDQLDGLHDAEKDNETANFCTSCSLSFVEQSEFHLHMQKNHGQTSQKETGIQMNSGITKQHTYECLDCGKCYGVIGHFLNHQRSHRQASKSVFHDLEHLKKKSFQCESCGRNYSRASALDAHRRCHEEKLVKSRNRSSGDSFHNEESIVEAKHRENQAAVTSDKLFKCSCGKAFSALLRLKTHQRFSRNSQCSPEEMKEKPKKNCSEFYCSECKKAFSGHIALFNHQRWHANHSDESAKRFPCEECGKVFMTLTFYYRHQRTAHSDETPAKSFLHQVCQIQKKAFECKDCGLKFSRASALHSHQLHHTDVFRETEEAQMHTSLLPQQKSLESERIETERLEEKVESERVLPTSITEQDSQVNETDEDVESYEPGDFNVQVISASESEDEPVQDLNPDLELLCESDQEVRDDGETEVSPSSLVSKPEVDLKIVQIDFEQSDEQCALIAREAENKTTGERFDCPECYRWFSSASSLRVHRMWHGIHKRRQQTQGQSVAVYTCETCGHETSSYAAHCSHLQKHKAQNASNNALHQAEGLEKKNLTCSECGKCFSRLSALVSHQLHHPKRKQFQCPDCMTSYLHAASLFNHMKNCSAEKREDISVSKKEYNPKKTLLGPKIYHCEQCGKGFWSLGAYSHHKQNQTECADLRLRKGVAGSLHSVNGHPRSTFKVACPVCGRKFRHKGIMALHMRKHENGNHKCELCNRSFRLFSSLLRHQVVHNDQLLPPPIKSFQHQVEQLKKNTYSCPDCGKLFSRAKALQFHMKSHGYETGHSPSSPRSTVTLEDRQCATCFAHFNNKASLRAHQKLCIKRDSEAVDCKKEPSENNDSPKLHKNSMDVSTQESSEHLTLNTEVRDEIDSGELKTEDKTGTTDLKYKCKKCDRSFSVVGALNFHKRIHAEGYRPDTKETFALSVMLKKPKQEEPSKGLFLCSECGRRFMSNSALGSHKRWHKEKKFSRASLKDDDLKSAGQKTEDAPFQCNTCGKQFFNHCVLQRHLMFNPQCQTKTETERDSRKSVESNTTLENSEFSCPQCSETFIQGSDLAAHYENEHSQIWEAADHQGDGLVSVDRVQEQVDVCLNGSKSISSTLKGKAHQCPLCSMTFAKARGLRAHKWQAHAKSTKSQNKVPLCTKKESIVMSSEVRNTEDSSAVENTTVMSTYLVAKKNSTVIRGRKKIRSAPPPVKSVSCLDCGKQCSSSGALLDHKKVCLEVKQESKQEIQTPEATAEVSPPLLRLSEHTAKCLFKCDKCGKAFQTEEQLSTHKTKAKSRPYCCALCCHGFWTENQLQQHLAWHDEVRCRLPNEVRYRLSAAMTSKPVKPNIPSVEHRGKSFPSSTLNRPTLNTDSQSQSSHKCQHCGKAFLSPIALQKHKTQQCNNDSYHCSICPRTFSEIQDLIDHHQECIGDYKRQSDAPAAVSSGDTNGLTCLECGTTFCQETDLHQHYIEHARGVQ, via the exons ATGGACGGAGCTGCTGGCGCGGCGATCACAGAGGACGGAGCTGGAAACAAACCGCACAGTGGACATGGAGCATCGGGAAACAGCGTCGGTCAATCGGCTGAGGACACAGCAAACTACA GGGTTGGGGTTTTCTGCTGTCAGGATTGTGGAGAAGCATTCAGAGAGGAGGCAGCCTACTTGGAGCATCGCAATCAGCACCTACAAGAAAGCATTTATTTAGATGACCAGTTGGATGGCTTACACGATGCAGAAAAGGACAATGAGACAGCTAATTTTTGTACTTCATGTTCACTCTCATTTGTTGAACAGAGCGAATTCCACTTACACATGCAGAAGAACCATGGTCAAACCTCCCAAAAGGAGACTGGTATTCAGATGAATTCTGGGATAACAAAGCAGCACACGTATGAATGTCTAGACTGTGGGAAATGTTACGGTGTGATTGGACACTTTCTCAACCATCAGCGCTCACACAGACAAGCCTCCAAATCAGTTTTTCATGACCTCGAACATTTGAAGAAGAAGTCCTTTCAGTGTGAGTCGTGCGGGCGGAATTATTCTCGTGCCTCAGCTCTTGATGCACACCGTCGTTGTCATGAAGAAAAGTTAGTAAAGTCACGCAACAGGAGTTCAGGAGATTCATTTCACAATGAGGAGTCAATAGTTGAAGCCAAGCACCGTGAAAATCAGGCAGCTGTTACTTCTGATAAACTTTTCAAGTGTTCTTGTGGTAAAGCCTTTTCTGCACTATTGCGCCTGAAAACACATCAGCGATTTAGCCGAAACAGCCAGTGCTCTccagaagaaatgaaagaaaaaccaaagaaaaactgcagtgagTTTTACTGTAGTGAGTGTAAAAAGGCTTTCAGTGGCCATATTGCCCTCTTCAACCATCAGCGATGGCATGCTAATCACTCAGATGAATCTGCGAAAAGGTTCCCATGTGAGGAATGTGGAAAAGTATTTATGACACTAACGTTTTACTACAGGCATCAGCGCACGGCCCACAGTGACGAGACTCCAGCAAAGTCGTTTCTCCACCAAGTGTGTCAGATACAGAAGAAGGCATTTGAATGTAAGGATTGTGGGCTCAAGTTTTCAAGGGCTTCAGCACTTCACTCCCATCAGCTTCATcacacagatgttttcagagaaacggAGGAGGCCCAGATGCACACCTCTCTGCTACCTCAACAAAAAAGTTTGGAAAGTGAAAGAATAGAGACTGAGCGCTTGGAGGAAAAAGTGGAATCGGAGAGGGTGCTTCCTACCAGTATTACTGAACAAGACTCTCAAGTAAATGAGACTGATGAAGACGTGGAGAGTTATGAACCTGGGGACTTTAATGTTCAGGTGATTAGTGCAAGTGAATCTGAGGACGAGCCCGTCCAAGACCTGAATCCTGACCTTGAGCTGCTGTGTGAATCAGATCAGGAAGTAAGAGACGATGGTGAAACTGAAGTTTCCCCCAGTAGTCTTGTTTCCAAGCCAGAGGTTGACTTGAAAATTGTACAAATTGACTTTGAGCAGTCTGATGAGCAGTGTGCACTGATAGCAAGGGAAGCCGAGAATAAAACCACAGGGGAAAGATTTGATTGTCCAGAGTGTTACCGTTGGTTTTCTAGTGCTTCATCACTGCGTGTTCACAGAATGTGGCATGGCATTCATAAGAGGAGACAACAGACTCAAGGTCAGTCCGTGGCAGTTTACACATGTGAAACATGTGGCCATGAAACCAGTAGCTATGCAGCACACTGCAGTcacttacaaaaacacaaggcTCAAAATGCAAGCAACAATGCATTGCACCAGGCAGAGGGATTAGAGAAGAAAAACTTGACTTGCAGCGAGTGCGGTAAATGCTTCTCACGTTTGTCTGCTTTAGTCTCTCATCAGTTACATCAtcccaaaagaaaacaattccAATGCCCAGATTGCATGACTTCTTATTTGCATGCAGCTAGCTTGTTTAACCATATGAAAAACTGTTCcgcagaaaagagagaggacatTTCAGTCTCCAAGAAAGAATACAATCCAAAGAAAACACTTTTAGGCCCAAAGATTTATCACTGCGAGCAGTGTGGGAAGGGATTTTGGTCTTTAGGCGCTTATTCACACCACAAGCAAAATCAGACAGAGTGTGCAGATTTGAGGCTAAGAAAAGGTGTTGCGGGATCTTTGCACTCTGTTAATGGACACCCACGCTCCACTTTCAAGGTTGCATGTCCAGTGTGTGGTAGAAAGTTTCGTCACAAAGGCATTATGGCATTGCACATGcgaaaacatgaaaatggaaaTCATAAATGTGAACTCTGCAACAGGTCGTTCCGCCTTTTTTCCAGCCTCCTCAGGCACCAGGTTGTACATAATGACCAGTTACTCCCACCACCCATTAAGTCTTTTCAGCATCAGGTGGagcagttgaaaaaaaacacatacagctGTCCTGACTGTGGGAAGCTGTTTTCACGGGCCAAAGCACTTCAGTTTCATATGAAAAGCCACGGGTACGAGACTGGGCATTCACCGTCATCACCCAGATCTACTGTCACGCTGGAAGATCGCCAGTGTGCAACCTGCTTCgcacatttcaacaacaaggccTCGTTGCGGGCTCATCAGAAACTTTGCATTAAAAGAGACAGTGAAGCAGTTGATTGTAAGAAAGAACCCTCAGAAAATAATGATAGTCCAAAATTGCACAAGAATAGCATGGATGTCAGTACACAGGAGAGCTCTGAGCACTTAACACTTAATACTGAAGTGAGGGATGAAATTGACAGCGGGGAGCtaaagacagaagacaaaacTGGTACAACAGATttgaaatataaatgcaaaaagtgTGACAGAAGCTTTTCAGTGGTTGGAGCTTTGAATTTTCATAAAAGAATTCATGCTGAGGGTTACAGACCTgacacaaaagaaacatttgccCTGTCAGTAATGCTCAAGAAACCCAAACAGGAAGAGCCAAGTAAAGGACTGTTTCTTTGCTCAGAATGTGGAAGGCGATTCATGTCCAACTCAGCCCTTGGTTCCCACAAGCGAtggcacaaagaaaagaaattttcACGGGCCTCGCTAAAAGACGACGATTTGAAATCTGCCGGCCAAAAGACAGAGGACGCACCTTTCCAGTGCAACACATGCGGCAAACAGTTTTTCAACCATTGTGTTCTCCAGCGCCACCTGATGTTTAATCCTCAGTGTCAAACCAAAACTGAGACAGAGCGTGATTCACGCAAAAGTGTGGAGAGCAACACCACACTGGAAAATTCAGAGTTTTCATGTCCTCAATGTAGCGAGACATTTATACAAGGTTCAGATCTAGCGGCCCACTATGAAAATGAGCACAGTCAAATTTGGGAGGCTGCAGATCATCAAGGAGACGGGCTCGTCTCAGTAGACCGGGTCCAGGAACAGGTTGATGTCTGTCTCAATGGGAGTAAATCCATATCATCCACACTGAAGGGAAAAGCTCACCAGTGTCCTCTCTGCTCTATGACCTTTGCCAAAGCAAGAGGTCTGCGTGCCCACAAATGGCAGGCCCACGCGAAGAGcacaaaaagccaaaataagGTTCCTTTGTGTACAAAAAAAGAGTCCATTGTCATGAGCAGTGAAGTCAGAAATACCGAAGATTCATCAGCTGTTGAAAACACTACAGTGATGAGCACTTATCTtgttgcaaagaaaaacagcactgttatcagaggaaggaagaaaatcaGATCCGCCCCACCACCTGTGAAGTCTGTCTCATGCCTTGACTGTGGGAAACAGTGCAGTTCTTCAGGCGCGCTCCTTGACCATAAGAAAGTGTGCCTGGAGGTAAAGCAGGAGTCTAAGCAGGAGATCCAGACTCCTGAAGCCACAGCGGAGGTTTCTCCACCACTCCTCCGTCTGTCAGAGCATACAGCCAAATGCCTCTTCAAGTGCGATAAGTGTGGGAAAGCTTTCCAAACAGAGGAGCAATTAAGCACTCATAAGACCAAGGCAAAGAGCCGGCCTTATTGTTGCGCTTTATGCTGCCACGGCTTTTGGACTGAGAATCAGCTGCAGCAACACCTCGCCTGGCACGATGAAGTCCGTTGTCGTCTCCCGAATGAGGTTCGCTATAGGCTAAGTGCTGCTATGACCTCAAAGCCTGTAAAACCCAACATCCCTTCTGTTGAACACAGGGGGAAGTCCTTCCCGTCTTCTACACTGAACCGACCTACGCTTAACACAGACAGCCAGTCACAAAGTAGCCATAAGTGCCAACATTGTGGCAAAGCCTTTCTTTCACCAATTgcattacaaaaacacaaaactcagcAGTGTAACAATGACTCGTATCATTGCTCCATTTGCCCCAGGACCTTCAGTGAAATACAGGACCTAATCGATCATCACCAGGAATGTATCGGTGACTACAAAAGGCAGAGTGATGCCCCCGCTGCTGTCTCATCAGGAGATACCAATGGCCTTACTTGCCTTGAATGTGGAACTACTTTTTGTCAAGAAACTGATTTGCACCAGCACTATATTGAACATGCCCGTGGAGTGCAGTAG